From one Citrobacter sp. Marseille-Q6884 genomic stretch:
- the purN gene encoding phosphoribosylglycinamide formyltransferase produces the protein MKNIVVLISGNGSNLQAIIDACKQKKINGTIRAVFSNKADAFGLERAREATIPAYSLESSQFDSRDAFDRELIREIDTWAPDVVVLAGYMRILSPAFVAHYSGRLLNIHPSLLPKYPGLHTHRQVLQNGDEEHGTSVHFVTDELDGGPVILQAKVPVFDGDSEEDVTARVQAQEHAIYPLVVSWFVDGRLKMRDNAAWLDGNRLSPQGYAADE, from the coding sequence ATGAAAAACATTGTGGTGCTCATTTCCGGCAACGGAAGCAATTTGCAGGCGATAATCGACGCCTGCAAACAGAAAAAAATCAATGGCACCATACGTGCAGTATTCAGCAACAAGGCCGATGCGTTCGGCCTTGAACGTGCGCGAGAAGCGACGATTCCAGCCTATTCCCTGGAATCCAGCCAGTTTGACAGTCGCGACGCGTTCGATCGGGAACTGATCCGGGAGATCGACACCTGGGCACCCGATGTGGTGGTGCTAGCCGGGTATATGCGTATTCTCAGCCCGGCATTTGTCGCTCACTATTCAGGACGTCTGCTGAACATACACCCTTCTTTGCTGCCAAAATATCCTGGTCTGCACACGCACCGTCAGGTGCTGCAAAACGGCGATGAAGAGCATGGTACTTCCGTTCATTTCGTGACTGACGAACTGGACGGTGGACCGGTGATTTTACAAGCGAAGGTTCCGGTTTTTGACGGCGATAGCGAAGAGGATGTCACTGCCCGTGTGCAGGCACAGGAGCATGCCATTTACCCGCTGGTGGTAAGCTGGTTTGTCGATGGTCGCCTGAAGATGCGTGATAACGCCGCCTGGCTGGATGGCAATCGCCTTTCACCACAAGGTTATGCGGCTGACGAATAA
- the purM gene encoding phosphoribosylformylglycinamidine cyclo-ligase, producing MTDKTSLSYKDAGVDIDAGNALVDRIKGVVKKTRRPEVMGGLGGFGALCALPQKYREPVLVSGTDGVGTKLRLAMDLKRHDTIGIDLVAMCVNDLVVQGAEPLFFLDYYATGKLDVDTAASVINGIAEGCLQSGCALVGGETAEMPGMYHGEDYDVAGFCVGVVEKSEIIDGSKVADGDVLIALGSSGPHSNGYSLVRKIVEVSGCDPETTELEGKPLADHLLAPTRIYVKSILDLIEKVDVHAIAHLTGGGFWENIPRVLPDNTQAVIDESSWQWPAVFNWLQSAGNVSQHEMYRTFNCGVGMVIALPEAEVESALALLKAKGENAWKIGIIKASDSEQRVVIE from the coding sequence GTGACCGATAAAACCTCTCTTAGCTACAAAGATGCCGGTGTTGATATTGATGCGGGTAACGCTCTGGTTGATCGAATCAAAGGCGTAGTAAAGAAAACGCGTCGCCCGGAAGTGATGGGTGGTCTGGGTGGCTTCGGTGCGCTGTGCGCATTGCCGCAAAAATATCGTGAACCGGTACTGGTTTCCGGCACGGATGGCGTCGGCACCAAACTGCGTCTGGCGATGGATCTGAAACGCCACGACACCATCGGTATTGACCTGGTGGCAATGTGTGTCAATGACCTCGTTGTTCAGGGCGCTGAGCCGCTGTTTTTCCTCGACTACTACGCGACAGGCAAACTGGATGTGGATACCGCAGCCAGCGTGATTAACGGCATTGCCGAAGGTTGCCTGCAGTCCGGTTGTGCGCTGGTCGGTGGAGAGACCGCTGAAATGCCGGGCATGTACCACGGTGAAGATTACGACGTGGCTGGTTTCTGCGTCGGGGTGGTCGAGAAATCAGAAATTATCGACGGTTCAAAAGTGGCTGATGGCGATGTACTGATTGCGCTGGGCTCCAGCGGTCCGCATTCCAACGGTTATTCGCTGGTGCGTAAAATCGTCGAAGTCAGCGGTTGTGACCCGGAAACAACCGAGCTTGAAGGTAAACCGCTGGCCGATCACTTACTGGCTCCGACCCGCATCTATGTGAAATCCATTCTGGATCTGATCGAGAAGGTTGATGTCCATGCTATCGCGCACCTGACCGGCGGTGGTTTCTGGGAAAATATTCCTCGCGTACTGCCAGATAACACCCAGGCGGTTATCGACGAATCATCATGGCAATGGCCTGCCGTCTTCAACTGGCTGCAAAGCGCCGGTAACGTCAGCCAGCACGAGATGTACCGCACCTTTAACTGCGGCGTAGGCATGGTTATTGCCCTGCCGGAAGCTGAAGTGGAAAGCGCCCTCGCCCTGCTGAAGGCAAAAGGTGAAAACGCATGGAAAATCGGTATCATCAAAGCTTCTGATTCCGAACAGCGTGTGGTCATTGAATGA
- a CDS encoding 6-phospho-beta-glucosidase, with the protein MSGFKADFMWGGAVAAHQLEGGWQEGGKGMSVADVMTAGAHGVAREITDGVISGKNYPNHEAIDFYHRYKDDIKLFAEMGFKCFRTSIAWTRIFPRGDETQPNEAGLQFYDDLFDECLKYGIEPVITLSHFEMPYHLVTEYGGWRNRKLIDFFVRFARVVFTRYQHKVKYWMTFNEINNQANYHEDFAPFTNSGLKYLPGEDREPVMYQAAHYELVASALAVKAAREINPALRVGCMIAMCPIYPLTCAPDDMMMAMNAMHRRYWFTDVHVRGKYPQHLLNYFERRGFALDITEEDRQALTHGCVDYIGFSYYMSFATQATADNPQLDYDESKSLVSNPYVQKSDWGWQIDPVGLRYALNWFWDHYQLPLFIVENGFGAIDVLERDGTVNDQYRIDYLAAHIREMKKAVVEDGVDLMGYTPWGCIDLVSAGTGEMKKRYGFIYVDKNNDGSGTLARSPKISFSWYQKVIHTNAECL; encoded by the coding sequence ATGTCTGGATTTAAAGCAGATTTCATGTGGGGCGGCGCGGTTGCCGCTCATCAGCTTGAAGGTGGCTGGCAGGAGGGGGGAAAAGGAATGAGCGTTGCCGATGTGATGACGGCAGGGGCTCATGGAGTGGCGCGCGAAATTACCGACGGTGTGATTAGCGGCAAAAATTACCCTAACCATGAGGCTATCGACTTCTACCACCGCTATAAAGACGACATTAAACTGTTTGCCGAAATGGGCTTTAAATGTTTTCGCACATCCATTGCCTGGACACGTATTTTTCCGCGAGGGGATGAAACCCAACCCAACGAGGCCGGATTGCAGTTTTATGATGACCTGTTTGACGAATGCCTGAAATACGGAATTGAACCGGTCATTACGCTGTCGCATTTTGAGATGCCTTATCATCTGGTGACAGAGTACGGTGGCTGGCGTAACCGCAAACTGATTGATTTCTTTGTCCGTTTTGCCCGGGTGGTCTTCACCCGTTACCAGCACAAAGTGAAGTACTGGATGACGTTTAATGAGATCAACAACCAGGCGAACTATCACGAAGATTTTGCCCCCTTTACCAACTCGGGCCTGAAGTACCTACCAGGAGAGGACCGTGAGCCGGTAATGTACCAGGCGGCGCACTATGAGTTGGTCGCCAGCGCATTGGCGGTAAAGGCCGCGCGTGAAATTAACCCGGCATTGCGGGTTGGGTGCATGATCGCCATGTGTCCTATCTACCCGCTGACCTGTGCGCCAGACGATATGATGATGGCGATGAACGCCATGCACCGACGTTACTGGTTTACCGACGTACATGTGCGCGGAAAATATCCGCAGCATCTGCTTAATTACTTTGAACGTCGCGGTTTTGCGCTGGATATCACCGAGGAAGACCGTCAGGCCCTGACTCATGGCTGTGTCGATTACATCGGTTTTAGCTACTATATGTCGTTTGCGACTCAGGCCACGGCGGATAATCCGCAGCTCGATTATGACGAATCGAAAAGCCTGGTTTCCAACCCGTACGTGCAGAAGTCGGACTGGGGATGGCAGATTGATCCGGTGGGTCTTCGCTATGCATTGAACTGGTTTTGGGATCACTATCAGCTACCGCTGTTTATCGTTGAGAACGGGTTTGGCGCGATTGATGTACTGGAGCGTGATGGTACGGTAAACGACCAGTACCGTATCGACTACCTTGCTGCGCACATCCGTGAGATGAAAAAAGCGGTGGTGGAAGATGGCGTGGATCTGATGGGCTACACGCCGTGGGGCTGCATTGATTTAGTGTCAGCGGGGACCGGGGAAATGAAAAAACGCTACGGCTTTATTTATGTCGATAAAAATAATGACGGTAGCGGGACATTAGCGCGCTCTCCGAAGATATCTTTTTCATGGTATCAAAAGGTCATACATACAAACGCTGAATGTTTATAG
- the upp gene encoding uracil phosphoribosyltransferase, with product MKIVEVKHPLVKHKLGLMRENDISTKRFRELASEVGSLLTYEATAGLETEKVTIEGWNGPVEVDQIKGKKITVVPILRAGLGMMEGVLENVPSARISVVGMYRNEETLEPVPYFQKLVSNIDERMALIVDPMLATGGSVIATIDLLKNAGCSSIKVLVLVAAPEGIAALEKAHPDVELYTASIDQGLNEHGYIIPGLGDAGDKIFGTK from the coding sequence ATGAAGATCGTGGAAGTCAAACACCCACTCGTCAAACACAAGCTGGGATTGATGCGTGAAAACGACATCAGCACTAAACGCTTTCGTGAACTCGCCTCGGAAGTTGGCAGTCTGCTGACTTATGAAGCAACCGCCGGTCTGGAAACCGAAAAAGTGACCATTGAAGGCTGGAATGGCCCGGTTGAAGTAGACCAAATCAAGGGTAAAAAAATCACCGTTGTGCCAATCCTGCGTGCGGGTCTCGGTATGATGGAAGGCGTACTGGAAAACGTACCAAGTGCGCGTATCAGCGTTGTGGGAATGTACCGTAACGAAGAAACGCTGGAGCCGGTACCTTACTTCCAGAAACTGGTTTCTAACATCGATGAGCGTATGGCGCTGATCGTTGACCCGATGCTGGCTACCGGTGGTTCGGTTATTGCGACCATCGACCTGCTGAAAAATGCGGGCTGCAGCAGCATTAAAGTGCTGGTACTGGTCGCAGCACCGGAAGGTATCGCCGCACTGGAAAAAGCGCACCCGGATGTTGAGCTGTACACCGCATCTATCGATCAGGGGCTGAACGAGCACGGATACATTATTCCGGGACTCGGCGATGCCGGCGATAAGATTTTTGGTACTAAGTAA
- the uraA gene encoding uracil permease has protein sequence MTRRAIGVSERPPLLQTIPLSLQHLFAMFGATVLVPVLFHINPATVLLFNGIGTLLYLFICKGKIPAYLGSSFAFISPVLLLLPLGYEVALGGFIMCGVLFCLVSFIVKKAGTGWLDVMFPPAAMGAIVAVIGLELAGVAAGMAGLLPAEGQLPDSKTIIISMVTLAVTVFGSVLFRGFMAIIPILIGVLAGYALSFVMGVVDTTPIAQAHWFALPTFYTPRFEWVAILTILPAALVVIAEHVGHLVVTANIVKKDLIRDPGLHRSMFANGLSTVISGFFGSTPNTTYGENIGVMAITRVYSTWVIGGAAIFAILLSCVGKLAAAIQIIPLPVMGGVSLLLYGVIGASGIRVLIESKVDYNKAQNLILTSVILIIGVSGAKVHIGAAELKGMALATIVGVCLSLIFKVISLLRPEEVVLDAEDAETPQH, from the coding sequence ATGACGCGCCGTGCTATCGGGGTGAGTGAAAGACCGCCGCTTTTACAGACAATCCCGCTTAGTTTGCAGCACCTGTTCGCCATGTTTGGCGCAACGGTACTGGTGCCAGTTCTGTTCCACATCAACCCGGCTACCGTCCTGCTGTTTAACGGCATTGGTACGTTGCTGTATCTCTTTATCTGTAAAGGAAAAATCCCTGCTTATCTGGGGTCCAGCTTCGCATTTATCTCCCCGGTACTACTGTTGCTGCCGTTAGGGTATGAAGTGGCGCTCGGTGGTTTTATTATGTGCGGCGTTCTGTTCTGCCTGGTTTCTTTCATTGTGAAGAAAGCAGGGACAGGCTGGCTGGATGTGATGTTCCCACCCGCGGCAATGGGCGCAATCGTTGCCGTCATCGGTCTGGAACTGGCGGGTGTGGCTGCGGGCATGGCTGGCTTGCTGCCTGCTGAAGGACAATTACCGGATTCTAAAACCATCATCATCTCTATGGTGACGCTGGCGGTAACGGTATTCGGTTCCGTGCTGTTCCGTGGCTTTATGGCCATTATTCCTATTCTGATTGGGGTGCTGGCGGGCTATGCGCTCTCCTTTGTCATGGGCGTCGTGGATACCACGCCGATTGCACAGGCTCACTGGTTTGCTCTGCCGACCTTCTACACGCCACGCTTTGAATGGGTTGCTATCCTGACCATTCTGCCTGCGGCGCTGGTGGTGATTGCCGAACACGTCGGGCATCTGGTGGTCACGGCCAATATCGTGAAGAAAGATTTGATCCGTGATCCTGGCCTGCATCGTTCGATGTTCGCTAACGGTCTCTCCACGGTGATTTCCGGTTTCTTTGGCTCCACGCCGAATACCACTTACGGCGAAAACATCGGTGTGATGGCGATTACCCGTGTGTACAGTACCTGGGTTATTGGCGGCGCGGCGATTTTTGCCATTCTGCTCTCCTGCGTGGGTAAACTGGCTGCCGCGATTCAGATCATTCCATTGCCGGTCATGGGCGGCGTATCGCTGCTACTTTACGGGGTGATCGGCGCTTCCGGTATTCGCGTATTGATCGAATCAAAAGTGGATTACAACAAAGCGCAAAACCTGATCCTGACGTCGGTCATTCTGATCATCGGCGTGAGTGGCGCGAAGGTGCACATTGGGGCTGCTGAGCTGAAAGGAATGGCGCTGGCGACCATTGTGGGTGTGTGCCTGAGCCTGATCTTCAAAGTGATCAGTTTGCTGCGTCCGGAAGAAGTTGTTCTGGATGCTGAAGATGCCGAGACACCGCAACACTAA
- a CDS encoding DnaA inactivator Hda: MNTPAQLSLPLYLPDDETFASFWPGDNSSLLAALQNVLRQEHSGYIYLWSREGAGRSHLLHAACAELSGRGDAVGYVPLDKRTWFVPEVLDGMEHLSLVCIDNIECVAGDSLWEMAIFDLYNRILESGKTRLLITGDRPPRQLNLGLPDLASRLDWGQIYKLQPLSDEDKLQALQLRARLRGFELPEDVGRFLLKRLDREMRTLFMTLDQLDHASITAQRKLTIPFVKEILKL; this comes from the coding sequence CTGAACACACCGGCACAGCTCTCTTTGCCACTTTATCTTCCTGACGATGAAACGTTTGCAAGTTTCTGGCCGGGGGATAACTCCTCTTTACTGGCCGCGCTGCAAAATGTGCTGCGTCAGGAACATAGCGGGTATATCTATCTTTGGTCGCGTGAAGGCGCGGGCCGCAGCCATTTACTGCATGCAGCGTGCGCCGAACTGTCCGGGCGCGGCGATGCGGTAGGCTATGTGCCGCTGGATAAACGCACCTGGTTCGTACCGGAAGTACTTGACGGTATGGAGCATCTGTCACTGGTGTGTATCGATAACATCGAATGCGTGGCCGGAGATTCCTTGTGGGAGATGGCGATCTTTGATCTCTACAACCGCATACTTGAATCCGGGAAAACTCGCCTGCTGATCACCGGCGATCGCCCGCCAAGACAACTGAATCTCGGGTTGCCGGATCTGGCTTCGCGTCTGGATTGGGGACAGATCTACAAGCTTCAACCACTCTCGGATGAAGATAAACTTCAGGCGTTGCAATTACGCGCCCGGCTGCGTGGGTTCGAACTCCCAGAGGATGTGGGGCGTTTTCTGCTAAAACGTCTGGATCGGGAAATGCGCACTTTATTTATGACGTTGGATCAACTGGATCACGCGTCAATCACCGCTCAGCGCAAACTGACCATTCCGTTCGTTAAAGAGATTTTAAAACTGTAA
- the arsC gene encoding arsenate reductase (glutaredoxin) (This arsenate reductase requires both glutathione and glutaredoxin to convert arsenate to arsenite, after which the efflux transporter formed by ArsA and ArsB can extrude the arsenite from the cell, providing resistance.): MSDAIKIYHNPRCSKSRETLELLKSNGVEPEVVLYLETPADAATLRQLLQMLGMSSARELMRQKEDLYKSLNLADAQLSENALIQAMVENPKLMERPIVVANGQARIGRPPEQVLEIVG, translated from the coding sequence ATGTCTGACGCGATTAAGATCTACCATAACCCACGCTGCTCAAAGAGTCGTGAAACGCTGGAATTACTTAAATCCAACGGCGTAGAGCCGGAAGTGGTGCTTTATCTCGAGACCCCTGCTGATGCCGCAACGCTGCGTCAGCTGCTGCAGATGCTGGGCATGTCCAGCGCCCGCGAACTCATGCGCCAGAAAGAAGATCTCTACAAGTCGCTTAATCTGGCGGATGCGCAGCTGAGTGAAAATGCGTTGATTCAGGCAATGGTGGAAAATCCAAAACTGATGGAGCGTCCGATTGTGGTCGCTAACGGTCAGGCGCGGATTGGTCGTCCGCCAGAGCAGGTACTGGAAATCGTCGGTTAA
- the bepA gene encoding beta-barrel assembly-enhancing protease — MFRQLKKNLVATLIAALTIGQVAPAFADTADTLPDMGTSAGSTLSIGQEMQMGDYYVRQLRGSAPLINDPLLTQYINSLGMRLVSHADSVKTPFHFFLINNDEINAFAFFGGNVVLHSALFRYSDNESQLASVMAHEISHVTQRHLARAMEDQKRSAPLTWVGALGSILLAMASPQAGMAALTGTLAGTRQGMISFTQQNEQEADRIGIQVLQRSGFDPQAMPTFLEKLLDQARYSTRPPEILLTHPLPESRLADARNRANQMRPVVVQSSEDFYLAKARTLGMYNSGRNQLTSDLLDNWSKGNVREQRAAQYGRALQAMEGSKYDEARKALQPLLAADPNNAWYLDLATDIDLGQKKTSDAVNRLKNARDLRVNPVLQLNLANAYLQAGQPKEAATILNRYTFNNKDDGNGWDLLAQTEAALNNRDQELAARAEGYALAGRLDQAISMLSSASSQVKLGSQQQARYDARIDQLRQLQERFKPYTKM; from the coding sequence ATGTTCAGGCAGTTGAAAAAGAACCTGGTTGCTACCCTCATTGCTGCCCTGACCATCGGTCAGGTCGCGCCCGCATTTGCTGACACTGCGGACACCTTACCCGATATGGGAACCTCAGCAGGGAGTACGCTTTCCATAGGACAGGAAATGCAGATGGGCGATTATTACGTCCGCCAACTGCGCGGCAGTGCGCCGTTAATTAACGATCCGCTGCTGACTCAATACATTAATTCTCTGGGGATGCGTCTTGTCTCACACGCAGACTCAGTAAAAACGCCCTTCCATTTCTTTTTGATTAACAACGATGAAATAAACGCCTTTGCCTTTTTTGGCGGTAACGTCGTTCTGCATTCTGCGCTCTTTCGCTATTCCGATAACGAAAGTCAGTTGGCATCCGTAATGGCGCACGAAATCTCCCACGTCACGCAGCGTCACCTGGCGCGCGCCATGGAAGATCAGAAACGTAGCGCGCCACTGACATGGGTCGGCGCATTAGGTTCTATTTTATTAGCGATGGCCAGTCCGCAAGCGGGGATGGCGGCATTGACCGGTACGCTGGCGGGAACCCGTCAGGGGATGATCAGCTTTACGCAGCAAAACGAACAGGAAGCGGACCGTATTGGTATTCAGGTTCTGCAACGCTCAGGTTTCGATCCACAGGCGATGCCGACGTTTCTGGAGAAGCTGCTCGATCAAGCGCGTTATTCCACGCGTCCCCCTGAAATTCTGCTGACTCACCCCCTGCCGGAGAGCCGTCTGGCCGATGCGCGTAACCGTGCGAATCAGATGCGTCCGGTGGTGGTGCAATCCTCTGAAGATTTTTATCTGGCAAAAGCCCGTACACTGGGTATGTACAACTCTGGCCGTAATCAGTTGACCAGTGACCTGCTGGATAACTGGTCTAAAGGCAACGTCCGTGAGCAACGTGCCGCGCAGTACGGCCGGGCATTACAGGCGATGGAAGGCAGTAAATATGATGAGGCACGCAAAGCACTGCAACCGCTGCTGGCGGCCGATCCGAATAATGCCTGGTATCTCGACCTGGCCACCGATATCGATCTCGGCCAGAAGAAAACCAGCGACGCCGTTAACCGCCTGAAAAATGCACGCGATCTGCGCGTTAACCCGGTATTGCAGCTTAATCTGGCGAATGCCTATTTGCAGGCAGGACAACCCAAAGAAGCGGCAACCATTCTGAATCGTTATACGTTTAACAATAAAGACGACGGCAACGGCTGGGATCTGTTAGCGCAAACGGAAGCGGCTCTGAATAACCGCGATCAGGAACTGGCGGCACGCGCGGAAGGTTATGCCCTGGCAGGACGCCTTGACCAGGCTATCTCAATGCTTAGCAGCGCAAGCTCACAGGTGAAACTGGGCAGCCAGCAACAGGCCCGGTACGATGCCCGTATCGACCAGCTACGCCAGCTGCAAGAGCGTTTTAAACCGTATACGAAGATGTAA
- a CDS encoding AI-2E family transporter has product MLEMLMQWYRRRFSDPEAIALLIILVAGFGILFFFSGLLAPLLVAIVLAYLLEWPTARLENIGCSRRWATSIVLVVFVGILMLMAFVVMPVAWQQGIYLIRDMPGMLNKLSDFAATLPRRYPALMDAGIIDAMAENMRSRMLSMGDSVVKYSLASLVGLLTLAVYLVLVPLMVFFLIKDKSQMLNAVRRVLPRNRGLAGQVWKEMNQQITNYIRGKVLEMVVVGVATWLGFLLFGLNYSLLLAVLVGFSVLIPYIGAFVVTIPVVGVALFQFGLGTEFWSCFAVYLIIQALDGNLLVPVLFSEAVNLHPLVIILSVVIFGGLWGFWGVFFAIPLATLIKAVVHAWPDGQIVDEP; this is encoded by the coding sequence ATGCTCGAAATGTTGATGCAATGGTACCGCCGCCGCTTTAGCGACCCAGAGGCTATTGCCTTACTGATTATTCTGGTTGCTGGCTTTGGTATCCTTTTCTTCTTTAGCGGACTGCTGGCGCCGCTGCTGGTCGCTATTGTCCTGGCCTACCTGCTGGAGTGGCCTACGGCGCGTCTGGAAAATATTGGCTGTTCCCGACGCTGGGCGACCTCGATTGTGCTGGTGGTGTTTGTCGGTATTTTGATGTTGATGGCGTTTGTGGTGATGCCTGTTGCATGGCAGCAGGGGATTTATCTGATCCGCGATATGCCCGGAATGCTCAATAAACTCTCTGACTTTGCCGCCACGCTGCCACGACGTTATCCGGCGCTAATGGATGCCGGCATCATTGATGCGATGGCAGAGAATATGCGCTCCCGGATGCTCTCCATGGGCGATTCGGTGGTGAAATACTCTTTGGCTTCGCTGGTAGGATTACTGACGCTGGCGGTGTATCTGGTTCTCGTCCCATTGATGGTGTTCTTTCTGATAAAAGATAAAAGTCAGATGCTGAACGCCGTGCGCCGGGTATTGCCGCGTAATCGCGGGCTCGCGGGGCAAGTCTGGAAGGAGATGAACCAGCAAATCACCAACTATATCCGCGGTAAAGTGCTGGAAATGGTGGTGGTGGGCGTAGCGACCTGGCTTGGCTTCCTGTTGTTTGGCCTTAACTATTCCCTGCTGCTGGCGGTCCTGGTGGGCTTCTCCGTTCTGATCCCCTATATCGGTGCCTTTGTGGTGACGATTCCGGTGGTTGGCGTGGCGTTGTTTCAGTTTGGTCTCGGGACAGAGTTCTGGAGCTGTTTCGCCGTGTACCTGATAATCCAGGCGCTGGATGGCAACCTGCTGGTTCCCGTGCTCTTCTCCGAAGCCGTGAACTTGCATCCGCTGGTGATTATTCTGTCGGTGGTGATTTTCGGCGGTCTGTGGGGATTTTGGGGCGTATTCTTTGCTATTCCGCTGGCGACGTTAATCAAAGCGGTCGTGCATGCCTGGCCGGATGGTCAAATCGTTGACGAACCCTAA
- the bcp gene encoding thioredoxin-dependent thiol peroxidase yields MNPLKAGDLAPKFSLPDQDGEQVNLTDFQGQRVLVYFYPKAMTPGCTVQACGLRDNMDQLKKAGVEVLGISTDKPEKLSRFAEKEVLNFTLLSDEDHQVCEQFGVWGEKSFMGKTYDGIHRISFLIDAEGKIEHVFDDFKTSNHHDVVLNWLKENA; encoded by the coding sequence ATGAACCCACTGAAAGCCGGTGATCTCGCACCGAAATTTAGCTTGCCGGATCAAGACGGAGAGCAAGTAAATTTAACCGACTTCCAGGGACAGCGTGTTCTGGTTTATTTCTACCCGAAAGCCATGACGCCCGGCTGTACCGTACAGGCCTGCGGCTTACGCGATAACATGGATCAGTTAAAAAAAGCGGGTGTTGAAGTGCTGGGGATCAGCACGGATAAACCGGAGAAGCTTTCCCGATTTGCAGAGAAAGAAGTCCTTAACTTCACGCTCTTGTCCGATGAAGATCACCAGGTTTGTGAGCAGTTCGGCGTGTGGGGTGAAAAGTCATTTATGGGCAAAACCTACGATGGCATCCATCGCATCAGCTTCCTGATTGATGCTGAAGGCAAAATTGAACATGTGTTTGATGACTTCAAAACCAGCAATCATCACGATGTTGTCCTGAACTGGCTGAAAGAAAACGCCTGA
- a CDS encoding glycine cleavage system transcriptional repressor: MTPSSQHYLVITALGADRPGIVNTITRHVSSCGCNIEDSRLAMLGDEFTFIMLLSGTWNAITLIESTLPLKGAELDLLIVMKRTTARPRPAMPATVWVQVDVPDSPHLIERFTALFDSHQMNIAELVSRTQPAENGKSAQLFIQITAHSPASHDSAKIEDAFKALCTELNAQGSINVVNYSQHDEQDGVK, encoded by the coding sequence TTGACACCGTCATCGCAACACTATCTGGTCATTACTGCGCTGGGTGCCGATCGCCCGGGAATTGTGAACACCATCACCCGTCATGTCAGCAGTTGCGGCTGTAATATCGAAGACAGCCGACTGGCCATGCTGGGTGACGAGTTTACGTTTATCATGCTGTTGTCCGGTACCTGGAATGCCATCACCCTGATTGAATCAACCTTGCCGTTGAAAGGCGCAGAGCTGGATTTATTGATTGTGATGAAACGTACGACCGCTCGCCCTCGTCCGGCGATGCCCGCCACGGTGTGGGTTCAGGTCGATGTCCCCGACTCTCCTCATTTGATTGAACGCTTTACCGCGCTTTTTGACAGCCACCAAATGAATATTGCAGAACTGGTTTCTCGCACCCAACCGGCTGAAAACGGAAAGTCTGCGCAACTGTTCATTCAAATTACGGCACATAGCCCTGCGTCACATGATTCGGCAAAAATTGAGGATGCCTTCAAAGCACTCTGTACAGAACTCAATGCGCAAGGCAGTATTAACGTCGTCAATTACTCACAGCATGATGAACAGGATGGAGTTAAGTAA